From the genome of Megachile rotundata isolate GNS110a chromosome 3, iyMegRotu1, whole genome shotgun sequence:
ATCACAGGTCAAGAAATAAtcatcaataaaaaatataaaatataatgtaatattaacttatttattatttaaaagaacTGTTTATTATATCTATAAATTACATACCTGAATGAAGATCTAAATTATCCTTGCGGCTTGCAGATGATTCTGAAAATTCAATtactgttaattttataaaattaaataataaaagccTATTTCTATACATACCAGTAACATTTTTTGGGGGTGATTCCTTTAAAACTAAATCAAGTGCTACTTCTGCATTGAAATTTGATtgaataattttcttctttactTCAGATTCAGGTACTGTATCTCCTATAATATTCTTAATTGATTCCATGCATGACATAAGTTTAGCCCTTTCCATTTCTGTAAGCACTGTTTCTTCCTCTTTACAAGTTGATAAAAGTTCTTTATTATCTTCATTATCTTCTAGTATGTCTGGCTCCGTAATAAAGGATGCAAAATTTTGTTGCTTACTCCGATCAAACAAAAACTGTTCCgctataattgaaattattgaaacaatTATATAAAGGAACGAaagtcaaattatttaaaatatccaaTAACTCTAGTTGTGTAGTAATATGAAAAAGTAGAAAGCCATAGAGGTGTAAGTTAAATTTTATAAGTATAGGTTAAAATCTTTAAGTATTGACTTGCATATACAGATTCAATTGACATATGACTgctcattgaaaaaaaaatataacagtgGCCATAGATCTACTTTTATGTCAATAGATAGCAGAAATAAAAGAACACACAAATAAAACagatgtttatttaatttaatcaaactTGATTTTTCAAAACAAGGATCAAAAAACTTATACCACAATGACATTTACCCCTTCATATAAATCTATTGCATAAAACGTACCACTAGGAGATACACAGTAGTCATCTTCCACAGAATGTCCATAGACATCGTCGTAATTTTCATACtctttaaataacaaatatgttatcttaaaaaattgcaagtaCTAAGAAAAgcgctaaaaatttatttataccttCTGAATAATTCATACACCGAACATCACGATGACGAGACATTTTTTAAACTCCTGTAAAATCTTGTAATACaagtaaataagtaaaaagATAGCCTCCTTTTCGAACTGTTATTTACAACGTTTACAACCTCCCATAATACGCACAAAATAGCTGAAACCAAGTTCTGATATATATTGGCAACTTCATCCAAGATCAGAGTTGTCCAAGTAACACATATTGTGTTATATATTCGAACTTCACTTTTGATTGGTTGATTTTTATTACTATCTCCCTATATCatgaaataaatcaaataaaatttcaattttgtcatattgaaaatataagtaaatatatttatacacgtaatacgaaatatacatacatattttttacTGTTAGTAATTATATATGttgtattttgcaatatttagtaattttatttccaaatatataacattaaattaataaaacattttaacaGTATTCATTTTAGTTATTCAAGGTAAATTGATTTTACTGCTGCAAATATCTTGCTTATCAAACTGAAAAAATGTCTATATATTTACATGAATACATGTATATACTGATAAGATTGTCGTGTTATGACTAATAACCAGTTAGTGATAGGATTCTGCATTTATATAGCGCTTTTATTTCAGAAAGTGTCGTCGATCTGTCGCGGAACTCATTTTAGCATTGATctaattaacatttaataataaacagAAAAATGGCTTCAGAACTTCCATCTACACTAAAAAACTTATTCAGGTAATTTGAAGTTTGTATTTATGTACTTACATTTgtacataaaaaatgtaaatacattatatatattttttattaacatgtataatatgcatatatatgtgtatatatgtccATATAAGTATAAATGTATGCAGATATCTGTCATACCCatgatttaacatttttaattattatatttgaactcAATTTTCAGTTACATTGATGATCATAAAAGAgagtacataaataatttaagtgaaGCAGTTGCTATCAAATCGGTCTCAGCATGGCCAGATCATAGGAATGAAATaactaaaatggtaaaatgggtAGAAATCAGATTGAAGAACCTTGGTGCTACTACAGAATTAGCAGATGCAGGAATGCAAACTCTTCCTGATGGAACTCAAATTCCTTTGCCACCTATTTTATTAGGAACACTTGGCTCTGATCCAAAGAAAAAAACTATCCTTATATATGGACATTTAGATGTTCAACCTGCATTAAAATCAGATGGGTGGGACACAGAACCATTTACTCTTGTAGAAAAAGATGGAAAATTATTTGGTCGTGGAAGTACAGACGATAAAGGTCCAGTATTATGTTGGATACATGCATTACAAGCTTATAAAGCTATTGGCGCTGATATTCCTGTTAACCTTAAGGTGATTTAAATTATAGTTATTTTAATAATCTTTTATCTTCTTTTGCTTTACTAAATTGCGTTTGCTTAAAGTTTGTTTTCGAGGGTATGGAAGAAAGTGGCAGTGAAGGTTTAGATGAACTTCTTTGGGCACGTAAAGATACATTTTTACAAGGAGTTGATTATGTGTGCATATCTGACAACTATTGGTTGGGCACCACAAAACCCTGTATTACATATGGTTTAAGAGGTATCTGTTACTTCAATGTGGAAGTAACTTGTGCTGTAAAAGATCTTCATAGTGGTACATTTGGTGGAACTGTACATGAAGCAATGGCAGACTTGGTTTACTTATTAAATACATTGGTTGATGTAAATGGAAAAATTTTAATAGATTCCATTTATGAAAATGTTGCTAAACTTACAGATCAAGAATTAgaaagttataaaaaaatagACTTTGATGTGACTGAATTTAAACAGTCTATTGGAACTAACAGATTGGCTCATAATGAAGACAAAGTATGCATTTATAAGTTGATTAACGTTATATTTTAACCATATAATAAttggtatttataaattttattattctgctAGATTCAACTTTTAATGCATCGGTGGAGACAGCCTAGTTTATCCATCCATGGAATTGAAGGTGCTTTTAGTGATCCAGGTGCAAAGACTGTTATTCCAAAGAAAGTTAttggtaaattttcaattagaaTAGTACCAAATATGACGCCTGATGAAACTGTAGAAAAAGTAAAAACATACTTAAACAAGAAGTGGGCTGTTAGAGGAAGTCCAAATACAATGAACGTCATTATGGGTCACAGCGGTAAAAGCTGGACTGAAAACCCTGATCATCCCCATTATTTGGCTGGTCGTAAAGCTACTAAACATGTATATAAAGTAGAACCTGATTTATCACGCGAAGGTGGATCAATTCCAGTTACTTTAACATTTCAAGAAGTGACAGGTAAAAATGTACTGCTTTTACCAGTCGGTGCCGGTGATGACGGAGCACATTCTCAAAATGAGAAATTAAATGTTCGTAACTATATTGAGGGAGTAAGTAttcttttgtaaaaatattattcgtcataGTTATGTTACATAGATTCATTGATACTTTTGTTTCAGACCAAATTGCTTGGAGCTTATTTGTACGAGGTAGCTCAACTTTGTTAACAAGTTCATGTGATAAATATCTGTGTAATCAAAATGCTATTGCAAAAAGTTATTTTGCTTCGTATAATATATAATGTTCAAGTATAATTGCAAGGTGTAGGGCCaggtaataaaaatgttattttatattgtaaatgtactttttttaagtaaatataaaacatatttttaataaacgagTCATTCGAAAATTATTACGTTTCCTGCTGTTAAATGTAGCATTTTATTTCTGCTTTATTTTCAACACCCATGCTGGTTGACCTTTGTTTAATTCTGCTGGTAAAAATACACTTAATTTTTCATTATCTTGTTCCCACTgaaaagtagtaataagtatgagATGTATTAGTTATActaacttttatatttataatctaCTATGTAATTTACAGTCAGGCTCTCATATCTACAGATGTTTCAAGACCTACGTGGTTATGTAATAttgcatataattatattaGCTATAAGATATTCATATAACATGCAGAAACAAAGTATTACATATCACATTGTGCATTTAAAATGTACTTTATCTTTCTACTTTGTAGGCGTTTTTTAAGCTCAAGAATACATCAGATAAGTCTACAGATAAGGGTGCCTGGACTGTATTCTTAAGATAACATACATACtttaatagaatttttagaTCCAAGTAAGTAAATTTGCGAGTAAGTAGGTACCACCAGTGACCCTAAATGTAATATACCATCAGTTGGCCATTCAAGAATTAGTGCATAAACATATTCTTTATCTTTACTGGATGTATACCAAACGTTATTATTTAAGGTATCATTTTGTGTTTTCCAAGGTTTGGTATTATAAATGGCTTCTCCATTTATTTCTAGCCAATCacctattaacaaaattatttattacagttTACAGAGTTACGTTTATCATACTTTTGGATACTAATTCcgaatttgtaattataatatataatatgataatatgataatcATACCCATTCCACGCAGTCTTTCTTCAAATATTGGAGAAATAATGCCATCTTTTGTTGGTCCAACATTCATCAATAAATTTCCTCCGCAGCTTACAGTAATTActaattcttttactaattctgGTAGGGTAAAATATTCTGATAAGACAGCGTTTCTACGAAATCCCCAAGATTTTCTATCAATTGTCATACAGTTTTCCCACTTATGAGGCAACAGCACTcctaaatattttaagtaataaaattacatataattttagtTGTACAAGAAATCATAAACGCAATATAAACTTGTACATTTACCAGGATTGTAGCGATCGGAACATGTATAAAAATCGCCGTGATGGCATGGAATATTTGCACCCCATCTATCATTCGCAACAACCGTGTCTTTTACAGGACTTTCATTATACAACCATGCCAAAAATTCCTTTGATTTCCAGTATGTATCTGATGCTTCCCAGTCGCCATCAGACCATATAACTTCTGgcttatatttttctattaactCATGCAATTCAGGAATAATCTTTTGCTGAACAAAAATCTGTGTTGTAAAGTTATTTTCTTTATCAGACAAATAAAGAGGATTATACCACTCATACATAGAATGATAAAGACCAAATCTCAAATTGGTTGAACTTCTTATTGCACTTGACAATTCacctaattttataaattttttattagaagtataaaattattcaaaaatatttatgatacaGTTAAACTCAATTCTTACCTACAAGATCTTTTTGTGGTCCTACATCTACAGAATTCCAGCTAAAAGAGTACTTTGAAGGCCAAAGAGTATATCCCTCATGATGTTTGCTTGTTAATACTACGTATTTTGCACCTGAAGCTTGAAACATTTCACTCCACTGAGTAGCATTAAAAAATTCAGCAGTGAATTCATGAGCAAAATCCTGATATGTAAAATTTGGTGGATATCTTTGTTTCATAAAGTCACTATATTTAGTAGTGTCTTTTTCATCtacaaataattcaattattttaggATGAGAGTCATGAGTAACAtgatacttaatactgttacaTAGAAATTAGTGTCATATAaagttcaaaaaattaattattttacaggtACTACAGTCAAGTGAAAATGATACATTACCTTTCCAATTATTCCAAAACCATTCTGAACCAAAACTGGGAACACTAAAGACACCCCAATGAATAAAAATGCCTAATTTTGCATCATCGTACCATTGTGGAAGTGGACGGCTATCTAAACTGGCCCATGTTGGAGAATAATTAGTTACGTCTGTTTCTGTAGGCCAAATGCCTTCATCATCTGTGACTATCATATACTGGTTGTTTCCCCATGATGTACTTAATATTGAAGAgcacaataaaatataaattgatagATTCATTATCACGGCTGAAATAAATTGTACTTGCTGGAAATAAATTGTACCACATATTACACAGGTATTTATACTTCTGTCAAATACTGCATTAAAAACTGGAGCACTCTTGATTGCTTATTCACTTTGACTTATTACATCATTGGTGATTAGATTAATTAGATTAGATTGAACTGAACATCTTACTGTTTaccaatttaattaaaacatatcTTTTGTGTATTCGATAATAAACTCATGTGTATGagagaataaattaaaaaaaaataacaatcaatttttagatattaaaaTCTGAACTACTCTATGTaggtatatatatttaaataagatTTTACTTAGAACTaaaaactatttaaaattttgtaaatatataaaaaaaataagaaaaatatgaattaattttttactattttttaaaaaacaaaattatgttTTTATAATAAGTGAtatgttaaacaaaattatcagAAATAATGATAAACCGTGTCTTACCTTGAAAAaaacttgtataataaaatgtactaTAAAGTTAtagttttaaaaaatgaaattgcaaaaaCGGTCCTGTGTAACACTATCCATCATTATACAGagaatgttttaaaaaagaaagcatgctaaaatattgtttttttcaCCCGCAGTTTTCGGAACAACGAAGCCGGATTTTTGAATACCAAAATGTCTACTATTCTTATCTTTCCTGTGCAAAATACCGCAAGATAAAGAAGGATCGACCTGAACTTCTCAGTTTTCGCCGCATGAGGCCTCCGAAGTCAATTCTGAGTTAGTTCGCTGATATACTTAACCCTTAGCTATTGAttactttgaaaaattttatcagTAGCCAATAGCATGCTATTGGGTAGGAACAAAGTCGCAGAATTTGAGTAAATTTGCGAGTGCTTGACAGGGTTGATAACAGTGTAAGTATTAATACGGCTCATAATTATTTTTGAGAAATATATTGTACCGaatctaaaatatttattaaactcaTTCTTTCATGTAAAAATTTCTGCTAAAATGTATTtgcaacaaatttgaaattacagGGTTCGGAAGTTGCTGATAATTAATAAAACCTATAAAATTCGTCATGGCATCTTGGATACCATTGGAATCAAATCCAGACGTAAGTATTATGtagatttttcttaaaaatttaaatatacgttGATCTTCAAGAgttatttaatcatttctatCTTTTGTTTTAGGTTATGACAACGGTAAACCATCATGActtttaaatattgatatttatctCTGATCTTATAATGTTgatatattacattttaatattaaacactGATGTGTTAATGTTAGtaacataatatatttatatttttgaagtaactttcttttataatacaataaatttgttacaatttaatgtgtaattaaatttgataatgtaaCACGTATTTTGTAGTTTTTGCACAAATTAGGTGTACCAAAGGAATGGAGTATTGTTGACGTTTATGGATTAGAACCTGATTTACTGGCACTTGTTCCAAAACCAGTCCTTGCTGTCATTTTGCTGTATCCTTTACGTAAAGAGGTTTGCAACTTAAAATTAtccattatatttatttaataatatttaacaaaatttttatatttatagggTGGCAATGGTTTAGAAAGTGAGGATGACATTAAGGAAAGTGATACGAGTGCTACAAGTCCTAAAGATCCATCAGTTTACCATATGAAACAATATATTCATAACGCTTGTGGCACAATTGCAATAATACACAGTATTGCAAATAATTTAGATCGGTAAGTttttatttaagaatataaaaagtaaaCTTGTATTATAAGAAATTTTGTTTCTCATCATTCAATGTTTCCATAGTATAAATCTTCAAGATGGTTTTTTAAAAACTTTTCTGACTGATTCAAAAAACCTTTCCTTTATGGAACGTGGAGAACTTTTAATGAAGTCACAGGAGATTAGTAATACACACGAAGAATTGGCACATGAAGGACAAACAgaggtatgattgttattgtgtattataattataaaaaatctgatgaacaaaattttgtagGTACCAAGTCAAGAAACACCAATTTATCACCATTTTGTAGCATTTATACAAAGAAATGGAGTTTTATATGAATTAGGTAAAAATTTCTATGCTGAGAAGATAGATATAGTATAAGTTAGTATAAGAATGTTTTTATTAACTTGGTAAGCATTAAAATTGTAGATGGACGTAAATCTGGTCCTATTGAGCATGGTGCAACTAGTCCAGAAACATTATTAGAAGATGCAGCACGTGTTTGTCAAGAATATATGGCACGTGATCCAGAAGAAGTATGTTTTACAGTCGTCGCTCTTGTCAATAGTGATTCAGAATCATTTTGACTTAATGTGTAAGGTGTAATGTATAcattttgaaacaattttttaaataatttattttctatatatacatatccATCTGCCTCTTTAATTTGCATTTATTAACATTTGCTTGTTACTATATTGTAATACGTGTATTCATAAAATAAGCACATGTTTATAAGAATTTGTCTTACTGCTTTGAATAAATATAATCTTCTTTAGATACGAGTTTGAATAacgaaaatatgaaaagtattttAAAGCAAGCACAATGAAGCGATATTCAAATGTGTTTATTTACAAAAGAATTGAGTATGATTCAGgtcacaatttttatacatttttaaaaattaagatttcGATAATTTAATAAAGAGTAAGGATATtgagtaaataaatttaatcaatATTGTGATATCATATACAGGGCTGTATATTACTTGTTAGGAgtaattcttattttttaagtttgaaaatcgATCATATGCGGATTGCGATCATACGATTGCTTATATTTTCAGTCTCAATTATGAGTACGTACaattt
Proteins encoded in this window:
- the Fuca gene encoding alpha-L-fucosidase isoform X1 — translated: MNLSIYILLCSSILSTSWGNNQYMIVTDDEGIWPTETDVTNYSPTWASLDSRPLPQWYDDAKLGIFIHWGVFSVPSFGSEWFWNNWKDEKDTTKYSDFMKQRYPPNFTYQDFAHEFTAEFFNATQWSEMFQASGAKYVVLTSKHHEGYTLWPSKYSFSWNSVDVGPQKDLVGELSSAIRSSTNLRFGLYHSMYEWYNPLYLSDKENNFTTQIFVQQKIIPELHELIEKYKPEVIWSDGDWEASDTYWKSKEFLAWLYNESPVKDTVVANDRWGANIPCHHGDFYTCSDRYNPGVLLPHKWENCMTIDRKSWGFRRNAVLSEYFTLPELVKELVITVSCGGNLLMNVGPTKDGIISPIFEERLRGMGDWLEINGEAIYNTKPWKTQNDTLNNNVWYTSSKDKEYVYALILEWPTDGILHLGSLVVPTYSQIYLLGSKNSIKWEQDNEKLSVFLPAELNKGQPAWVLKIKQK
- the Cndp2 gene encoding cytosolic non-specific dipeptidase 2, encoding MASELPSTLKNLFSYIDDHKREYINNLSEAVAIKSVSAWPDHRNEITKMVKWVEIRLKNLGATTELADAGMQTLPDGTQIPLPPILLGTLGSDPKKKTILIYGHLDVQPALKSDGWDTEPFTLVEKDGKLFGRGSTDDKGPVLCWIHALQAYKAIGADIPVNLKFVFEGMEESGSEGLDELLWARKDTFLQGVDYVCISDNYWLGTTKPCITYGLRGICYFNVEVTCAVKDLHSGTFGGTVHEAMADLVYLLNTLVDVNGKILIDSIYENVAKLTDQELESYKKIDFDVTEFKQSIGTNRLAHNEDKIQLLMHRWRQPSLSIHGIEGAFSDPGAKTVIPKKVIGKFSIRIVPNMTPDETVEKVKTYLNKKWAVRGSPNTMNVIMGHSGKSWTENPDHPHYLAGRKATKHVYKVEPDLSREGGSIPVTLTFQEVTGKNVLLLPVGAGDDGAHSQNEKLNVRNYIEGTKLLGAYLYEVAQLC
- the Uch gene encoding ubiquitin carboxyl-terminal hydrolase isoform X2, which translates into the protein MASWIPLESNPDFLHKLGVPKEWSIVDVYGLEPDLLALVPKPVLAVILLYPLRKEGGNGLESEDDIKESDTSATSPKDPSVYHMKQYIHNACGTIAIIHSIANNLDRINLQDGFLKTFLTDSKNLSFMERGELLMKSQEISNTHEELAHEGQTEVPSQETPIYHHFVAFIQRNGVLYELDGRKSGPIEHGATSPETLLEDAARVCQEYMARDPEEVCFTVVALVNSDSESF
- the Fuca gene encoding alpha-L-fucosidase isoform X2, encoding MCTSWGNNQYMIVTDDEGIWPTETDVTNYSPTWASLDSRPLPQWYDDAKLGIFIHWGVFSVPSFGSEWFWNNWKDEKDTTKYSDFMKQRYPPNFTYQDFAHEFTAEFFNATQWSEMFQASGAKYVVLTSKHHEGYTLWPSKYSFSWNSVDVGPQKDLVGELSSAIRSSTNLRFGLYHSMYEWYNPLYLSDKENNFTTQIFVQQKIIPELHELIEKYKPEVIWSDGDWEASDTYWKSKEFLAWLYNESPVKDTVVANDRWGANIPCHHGDFYTCSDRYNPGVLLPHKWENCMTIDRKSWGFRRNAVLSEYFTLPELVKELVITVSCGGNLLMNVGPTKDGIISPIFEERLRGMGDWLEINGEAIYNTKPWKTQNDTLNNNVWYTSSKDKEYVYALILEWPTDGILHLGSLVVPTYSQIYLLGSKNSIKWEQDNEKLSVFLPAELNKGQPAWVLKIKQK
- the Uch gene encoding ubiquitin carboxyl-terminal hydrolase isoform X1; protein product: MASWIPLESNPDVMTTFLHKLGVPKEWSIVDVYGLEPDLLALVPKPVLAVILLYPLRKEGGNGLESEDDIKESDTSATSPKDPSVYHMKQYIHNACGTIAIIHSIANNLDRINLQDGFLKTFLTDSKNLSFMERGELLMKSQEISNTHEELAHEGQTEVPSQETPIYHHFVAFIQRNGVLYELDGRKSGPIEHGATSPETLLEDAARVCQEYMARDPEEVCFTVVALVNSDSESF
- the Fuca gene encoding alpha-L-fucosidase isoform X3, which encodes MIVTDDEGIWPTETDVTNYSPTWASLDSRPLPQWYDDAKLGIFIHWGVFSVPSFGSEWFWNNWKDEKDTTKYSDFMKQRYPPNFTYQDFAHEFTAEFFNATQWSEMFQASGAKYVVLTSKHHEGYTLWPSKYSFSWNSVDVGPQKDLVGELSSAIRSSTNLRFGLYHSMYEWYNPLYLSDKENNFTTQIFVQQKIIPELHELIEKYKPEVIWSDGDWEASDTYWKSKEFLAWLYNESPVKDTVVANDRWGANIPCHHGDFYTCSDRYNPGVLLPHKWENCMTIDRKSWGFRRNAVLSEYFTLPELVKELVITVSCGGNLLMNVGPTKDGIISPIFEERLRGMGDWLEINGEAIYNTKPWKTQNDTLNNNVWYTSSKDKEYVYALILEWPTDGILHLGSLVVPTYSQIYLLGSKNSIKWEQDNEKLSVFLPAELNKGQPAWVLKIKQK